In one Mucilaginibacter sp. PAMB04168 genomic region, the following are encoded:
- a CDS encoding TIGR00730 family Rossman fold protein, producing MTGDDKIRQAFQNQNWHEIKVTDSWQIFKIMAEFVDGFEKLAKIGPCVSIFGSARTHNDNPFYNIAVECGRLLTEQGYGVISGGGPGIMEAANKGAYEAGGKSVGLNIELPFEQFHNKYIDRDKLLEFDYFFVRKVMFMKYSQGFIVLPGGFGTMDESFEAITLIQTGKIARFPIVFVGVDYWKGLFEWVEEKMLNSEHNISPDDLQLYRLVDTAEEAVEHIFRFYNKYLLKPNF from the coding sequence ATGACAGGTGATGATAAAATAAGACAGGCTTTCCAAAACCAAAACTGGCACGAAATAAAGGTAACCGACTCTTGGCAGATCTTTAAGATTATGGCCGAGTTTGTGGATGGTTTTGAGAAACTGGCCAAAATTGGCCCTTGCGTTTCCATATTTGGATCGGCACGTACGCATAACGATAATCCTTTCTATAACATTGCGGTAGAATGTGGCCGTTTACTTACCGAGCAGGGCTACGGCGTTATATCGGGCGGTGGCCCGGGTATTATGGAGGCAGCTAATAAAGGCGCTTATGAGGCCGGCGGCAAATCGGTAGGCTTAAACATTGAGCTGCCATTTGAGCAATTTCATAACAAATACATTGACCGCGATAAACTGCTGGAGTTCGATTACTTCTTTGTGCGTAAGGTAATGTTTATGAAATATTCCCAGGGCTTTATTGTACTGCCTGGCGGTTTTGGCACCATGGATGAATCATTTGAGGCAATTACCCTCATCCAAACCGGCAAGATTGCGCGCTTCCCAATTGTGTTTGTGGGCGTAGATTACTGGAAAGGCCTATTTGAATGGGTTGAAGAAAAGATGCTGAACAGCGAGCATAACATTAGTCCGGATGATTTACAACTTTACCGGTTGGTAGACACCGCCGAGGAAGCAGTGGAACACATTTTCCGCTTCTACAACAAATATCTGCTCAAACCAAACTTTTAA
- a CDS encoding sodium:solute symporter: MSPGILLLFIAGYFLVLILISYLTSRNSSDNDTFFVANRNSKWYLVAFGMIGTALSGVTFISVPGKVGAPGGDQFAYFQFVLGNAAGFIIIATVLLPLYYRLQVTSIYSYIENALGKWSYKTAATIFLISRTIGSSFRLYLVVIVLQKFIFDTYGIPFWATVLFCLVLIWSYTYKGGLKTIIITDSLQTFFLVASVFLSIFFICRSLNFSIVEAADAIKNSSYSKIFFLNDFMSSKLHLSKQFFGGLFITVAMTGLDQDLMQKNLSCKNIGEAQKNMFSFTGVFVVINIFFLSVGALLYLYAAKNGISVEKTDYLYPTIALRYLGVFPAIVFMLGLTAATFATTDSALTALTTSFCVDFLNFNKRQDTNSKAMVKVRHYVHITFSGLMFVTIILFNAVNNDAVVSAIFKVASYTYGPLLGLYGFGLFLSGRQVNDKLVPFICLISPAVCFFLSTGSKEILGGYVFDNELIIVNGLITFAGLLLTSKAKTKVAAL; encoded by the coding sequence ATGTCGCCCGGAATTTTACTATTGTTCATAGCCGGATACTTTTTAGTACTCATCCTTATTTCTTACCTAACGTCTCGTAACTCGTCAGATAATGACACCTTTTTTGTAGCCAACCGTAATTCCAAATGGTACCTGGTGGCCTTTGGCATGATAGGTACTGCGCTGAGTGGTGTAACCTTCATATCGGTACCCGGCAAGGTAGGCGCACCCGGCGGCGATCAGTTTGCTTATTTTCAGTTTGTGCTGGGCAACGCAGCGGGCTTTATCATTATTGCCACTGTGCTGTTGCCATTGTATTACCGCTTACAGGTAACATCAATCTACAGTTATATAGAAAACGCCTTAGGCAAGTGGAGCTATAAAACAGCAGCTACTATATTTTTGATAAGCCGCACCATTGGCTCATCATTCAGGTTGTACTTGGTGGTTATTGTGTTACAAAAATTTATTTTTGATACTTATGGTATTCCCTTTTGGGCTACTGTACTGTTTTGCCTGGTATTAATATGGTCATACACCTATAAAGGCGGTTTAAAAACCATTATTATTACCGATAGCCTGCAAACATTTTTCCTCGTTGCATCTGTATTTCTCTCTATCTTCTTCATTTGCCGAAGCCTTAATTTCAGCATAGTAGAAGCGGCCGATGCCATCAAGAACAGCAGCTATTCTAAAATATTCTTCCTGAATGATTTTATGAGCAGTAAGCTGCACCTGAGCAAGCAATTTTTTGGCGGTTTATTTATTACCGTAGCCATGACGGGGCTTGACCAGGATTTAATGCAAAAAAACCTGAGCTGCAAAAATATTGGCGAGGCACAAAAGAACATGTTCAGCTTTACCGGCGTGTTCGTGGTCATTAATATATTTTTCCTGAGCGTAGGCGCTTTGTTGTACCTGTATGCCGCCAAAAACGGTATCAGCGTAGAGAAAACCGATTACCTGTACCCTACCATAGCACTGCGCTACCTTGGCGTATTCCCTGCCATTGTATTTATGCTGGGCTTAACGGCAGCCACCTTTGCCACAACCGATTCGGCACTTACCGCTTTAACCACGTCTTTTTGTGTAGACTTTTTGAACTTTAACAAACGGCAAGATACAAACAGCAAAGCCATGGTTAAAGTAAGGCACTACGTGCACATCACGTTTTCGGGGCTGATGTTTGTAACCATTATCTTATTCAATGCCGTAAATAACGATGCGGTAGTGAGCGCTATTTTTAAGGTGGCGTCTTACACCTACGGGCCATTGCTTGGTCTGTATGGTTTTGGCTTGTTTTTGAGCGGCCGGCAGGTGAACGATAAACTGGTGCCATTTATTTGTTTAATATCACCTGCAGTATGCTTTTTCCTGAGCACGGGTTCTAAAGAGATATTGGGCGGTTATGTTTTTGATAACGAACTGATCATTGTAAACGGTTTAATTACCTTTGCCGGCCTGTTACTTACCTCAAAGGCTAAAACAAAAGTGGCAGCGTTGTAA
- the recR gene encoding recombination mediator RecR, with protein sequence MNFSSKLLENAVAEFSKLPGIGQKTALRLVLHLLNQDKPDVERFSLAMTKLRNEIQHCRTCYNISDYTVCEICSSYKRDHATICVVEDTRDVMAIENTNQYTGVYHVLGGLISPMDGVGPSDLEVDSLVERIKASDVKEVIFALSATMEGDTTIFYLHKRLKDLNISLSTIARGIAFGGELEYVDEITLGRSIATRVPYESSLAK encoded by the coding sequence ATGAATTTTTCTTCGAAATTATTGGAGAATGCGGTTGCAGAGTTTTCGAAACTACCGGGTATCGGGCAAAAAACAGCGCTTCGTTTGGTGCTGCACCTGCTTAACCAGGACAAGCCCGACGTGGAGCGTTTTAGCCTGGCTATGACTAAACTGCGCAACGAAATACAACATTGCCGCACCTGTTATAATATATCCGATTATACCGTTTGTGAGATATGCTCATCTTACAAACGTGATCATGCCACTATTTGCGTAGTGGAAGATACGCGCGATGTAATGGCAATAGAGAATACAAATCAGTACACTGGTGTATACCATGTGCTCGGTGGACTGATCTCGCCGATGGATGGAGTAGGCCCATCGGACCTTGAAGTAGACTCACTGGTAGAGCGAATTAAGGCTTCAGACGTTAAAGAAGTGATTTTTGCGCTTAGCGCTACTATGGAAGGCGATACAACGATATTTTATTTGCACAAAAGGTTAAAAGATTTAAACATTAGTTTATCAACCATAGCTCGTGGCATAGCGTTTGGAGGAGAACTGGAGTACGTGGATGAGATAACCTTAGGAAGGTCTATTGCCACCCGCGTGCCTTACGAAAGTTCTCTGGCAAAATAA
- a CDS encoding glycosyltransferase family 2 protein, translated as MKLSIILVNQNLHRPLRQAMYALKQAIQSLDAELIVVDNASTDRSVVMLTDEFQDVNVIQNIKPVGFATAVNQGIKASTGDYVLVQSPTVITAEDSLEKLLAFVEAHADTGGLSVRMLDAEGNFIADSKRAMPTQWIRFFGATGLSKLFSKSQLFSHHYHSGWGEEFENTETDVLNNCFMLLRRSVLNEVGLFDERFKAYGQEIDLSYRIRLAGYKNFYFAKTFVIQQSVPPVSKWSWHFIKHFYGAMLIFAAKYLLKMPELKLKAMPRWSAPAYEFKQ; from the coding sequence ATGAAATTATCTATCATACTTGTAAATCAGAATTTGCACAGACCGTTGCGTCAGGCTATGTATGCGCTTAAACAAGCAATACAAAGTTTGGATGCTGAATTAATAGTGGTAGATAATGCATCGACCGACCGGTCGGTGGTTATGTTGACAGATGAGTTTCAGGATGTGAACGTTATCCAAAATATAAAGCCGGTAGGGTTTGCAACAGCGGTTAATCAGGGTATCAAAGCCTCAACCGGCGATTATGTTCTTGTTCAATCGCCAACAGTAATTACAGCTGAAGATAGTTTGGAAAAATTGTTGGCGTTTGTAGAGGCGCATGCCGATACAGGTGGCCTGTCTGTACGTATGTTAGATGCTGAAGGCAACTTTATTGCCGACTCGAAACGTGCAATGCCAACGCAGTGGATCAGGTTTTTTGGAGCAACAGGTCTTTCAAAACTGTTTTCCAAATCACAGCTATTTAGCCATCACTACCACTCCGGCTGGGGTGAAGAGTTCGAGAATACAGAGACAGATGTACTGAATAATTGCTTTATGCTGTTACGCAGGTCGGTGCTAAATGAGGTTGGCTTGTTTGATGAGCGCTTTAAAGCTTATGGTCAGGAGATCGATTTATCCTATCGTATCAGGCTGGCGGGCTATAAAAACTTCTATTTTGCTAAAACCTTTGTAATACAGCAATCAGTACCACCGGTATCTAAATGGAGCTGGCATTTCATTAAACATTTTTACGGGGCAATGCTTATTTTTGCAGCCAAATACTTATTAAAGATGCCTGAACTTAAGCTAAAAGCTATGCCAAGGTGGTCTGCCCCAGCTTATGAGTTTAAACAATAA
- a CDS encoding SDR family oxidoreductase, whose translation MSLNNKIVIITGASSGIGKALAYEMASRGANLVLGARQYVTLCEITQDIEKRFQTKAIAVQCDVSVEEDCAFLIKQTLLTFGKIDVLVNNAGISMRALFNDLDLQVLKKLMDVNFWGTVYCTKYALPEILKTQGSVVGVSSIAGFKGLPGRTGYSASKFAMNGFLDALRVENLKTGVHVLTACPGFTASNIRNTALNKDANQQGESSLEEDKMMTAEEVAKAIAKAIESRSRTLILTGQGKLTVTLSKLFPAWLDKLVYNVFAKEKDPLLK comes from the coding sequence ATGAGTTTAAACAATAAGATTGTTATAATTACCGGTGCCTCGTCTGGCATAGGCAAGGCTTTAGCCTATGAAATGGCCAGCCGCGGCGCAAACCTCGTATTAGGCGCCCGCCAGTACGTTACTCTTTGCGAAATTACACAGGATATTGAAAAACGCTTTCAAACTAAAGCTATTGCCGTACAATGTGATGTTAGCGTTGAAGAAGACTGCGCTTTTTTAATTAAACAAACCCTGCTTACGTTTGGCAAAATTGATGTATTGGTAAACAATGCCGGTATATCCATGCGTGCACTGTTTAACGATTTGGATTTGCAGGTATTAAAAAAGCTAATGGACGTAAACTTTTGGGGAACTGTTTATTGTACAAAGTACGCGCTGCCCGAAATTTTAAAAACGCAGGGAAGCGTGGTTGGTGTTTCATCCATAGCAGGCTTTAAAGGTTTACCCGGCCGTACGGGTTACTCAGCTTCTAAATTTGCAATGAACGGCTTTTTAGATGCTTTGCGTGTGGAGAACCTAAAAACCGGCGTACACGTTTTAACCGCTTGCCCGGGCTTTACGGCATCAAATATTCGTAATACTGCACTTAATAAGGACGCCAATCAACAAGGCGAAAGCAGTTTGGAAGAAGATAAAATGATGACAGCTGAAGAAGTAGCCAAAGCAATAGCTAAGGCCATTGAAAGTCGCTCGCGTACGCTCATACTAACAGGGCAGGGTAAACTAACTGTTACGCTAAGCAAGTTGTTTCCGGCTTGGTTAGATAAGTTGGTTTACAATGTATTTGCTAAGGAAAAAGATCCGTTGCTGAAATAA
- a CDS encoding SDR family oxidoreductase, with protein sequence MEQKPTDLTAETQDSQPGNENEMTTKPQYIDADYKASGKLKDKVALITGGDSGIGRAVSVHFAREGADVAIVYLDEDTDAEETKQLVEQEGRRCLLIKGDIKESSFCKEAVEKTAAEFGKLNILVNNAAMQFPQKNLQDINEEQLEATFKTNILSQFHFCSAALNHLQKGDTIINTTSVTAYRSSPELIDYSSTKGAIVTFTRSLAKNLAEKQIRVNGVAPGPIWTPLIVSTFDEEKIKSFGKDVPLGRAGQPAEVAPAYVFLASQDSSYITGQIIHVNGGEVVNG encoded by the coding sequence ATGGAACAAAAACCAACAGACCTGACGGCCGAGACCCAGGACAGCCAACCAGGCAATGAAAATGAAATGACCACCAAGCCGCAGTATATAGATGCAGACTATAAAGCTTCTGGCAAATTAAAAGATAAAGTAGCCTTAATTACAGGTGGTGATAGCGGCATTGGCCGGGCAGTAAGTGTTCACTTTGCGCGTGAAGGCGCCGATGTAGCCATTGTGTACCTGGACGAAGATACCGATGCAGAAGAAACTAAACAACTAGTTGAACAAGAAGGCCGCCGTTGCCTGCTTATTAAAGGTGATATTAAAGAAAGCAGCTTTTGTAAAGAAGCGGTAGAAAAAACCGCGGCCGAATTTGGCAAGCTGAATATACTGGTGAACAATGCCGCCATGCAGTTTCCGCAAAAGAACTTGCAAGATATTAACGAAGAACAGCTGGAAGCAACTTTTAAAACCAATATACTATCTCAATTCCACTTTTGTTCGGCAGCACTGAACCATTTGCAAAAAGGCGATACTATTATTAATACTACATCAGTGACCGCTTACCGTTCATCGCCTGAGCTGATAGATTATTCATCAACCAAAGGTGCCATTGTAACTTTTACCCGCTCGCTGGCTAAAAATCTGGCCGAAAAGCAAATCAGGGTTAACGGTGTAGCTCCGGGCCCCATATGGACCCCACTAATCGTGTCTACTTTTGATGAAGAAAAGATAAAGTCGTTTGGTAAAGACGTGCCGCTTGGCCGTGCCGGTCAGCCGGCAGAAGTTGCACCGGCCTACGTTTTTCTAGCCTCTCAGGATTCATCCTACATTACAGGACAAATCATCCATGTAAATGGCGGCGAAGTGGTTAATGGGTAG
- a CDS encoding ion channel, with protein MAIAKKHINPEDDLGFGRQAVAQRVINRDGSVNVNRKGLPLLSTTDTYNHLISMSWTKFWLVVLSGYLVTNIVFAFIYNLAGIENLHGADGKTTIEHFFDAFFFSAQTMSTVGYGHISPRGILTNSIAALESMLGLLAFALATGLLYGRFSRPSAKIAYSNRMLVAPYLTDQKGLMFRLANRRNNTLIDLSIDVIFSYNDYSDGKTVRKFFPLSLERSKASILTLSWTVVHPLDEDSPLYQVTPEELKATNANFAILLKAYDDTFSQTVHSRTSYQYDELICGGKFTPAFYTDESGKVSLDLSQIGNYTDAKL; from the coding sequence ATGGCCATAGCAAAAAAACATATTAATCCTGAGGATGACCTTGGCTTTGGGCGGCAGGCCGTTGCCCAGCGGGTTATTAACCGCGATGGCTCTGTTAATGTGAACCGGAAAGGCCTGCCCTTGCTCAGTACTACCGACACCTACAATCATCTTATTAGCATGAGCTGGACCAAATTTTGGCTGGTGGTGTTAAGCGGTTACCTGGTTACCAACATTGTTTTTGCATTTATATACAACCTGGCCGGAATTGAGAACCTGCATGGCGCCGATGGCAAAACAACGATAGAGCACTTTTTTGATGCCTTCTTTTTTTCGGCTCAAACCATGTCTACTGTAGGTTACGGACACATCAGTCCGCGTGGTATACTCACTAACTCTATAGCTGCTCTTGAATCAATGCTGGGATTGCTGGCTTTCGCACTGGCTACAGGCTTACTGTATGGGCGCTTTTCCAGGCCTTCAGCTAAAATAGCTTACAGTAACCGCATGCTGGTGGCACCTTATCTAACCGACCAAAAAGGACTCATGTTTAGACTGGCCAACAGGCGCAATAACACACTTATTGATCTCTCTATCGATGTCATTTTCTCCTACAATGACTACTCTGATGGAAAGACAGTACGCAAATTCTTTCCCCTTTCACTTGAACGAAGTAAGGCCAGCATATTAACCTTAAGCTGGACGGTAGTGCATCCGTTGGATGAAGACAGTCCGCTGTACCAGGTTACGCCCGAAGAATTGAAGGCGACCAACGCAAACTTTGCCATACTGCTTAAAGCTTACGATGATACCTTTTCGCAAACGGTGCACTCGCGTACGTCATACCAGTACGATGAACTGATATGCGGCGGCAAATTTACACCTGCATTCTATACCGACGAAAGCGGTAAAGTATCCCTCGATTTAAGTCAGATAGGCAATTATACTGATGCAAAGCTATAA
- the trpD gene encoding anthranilate phosphoribosyltransferase: MKAILNHLFEHKTFSREQSKEILTSIAQGKYNISQMAAFMTAYCMRAITVDELEGFRDAMLELCLPVNLHADQLIDLCGTGGDGKDTFNISTLASFVVAGAGYKVAKHGNYGVSSGCGSSNVMEYLGYQFTNDESKLNSTLDKAGICFLHAPLFHPAMKTVAPVRRELAVKTFFNMLGPMVNPARPGNQMVGVYNLELARLYAYLYQKSDVNYTILNALDGYDEVSLTGDFKTFSGEGEKINRIADLGFDKVNASEITGGHTVAESAHIFMQVLNGEATTAQNNVVLCNAALAIRTIAPAKTFADSFYEAEQALNSGKALNSFKQLLQN; encoded by the coding sequence ATGAAAGCTATACTTAACCACTTATTCGAACACAAAACATTTAGCCGCGAGCAGTCGAAAGAAATTTTGACCAGCATAGCTCAGGGTAAATACAATATTTCGCAAATGGCCGCTTTTATGACGGCTTACTGCATGCGTGCTATTACGGTTGATGAGCTGGAAGGCTTTCGTGATGCAATGCTTGAGTTATGCCTGCCTGTAAACCTCCATGCAGACCAATTGATAGACCTGTGCGGTACCGGTGGCGACGGCAAGGATACTTTCAATATATCTACCTTGGCATCGTTTGTAGTGGCAGGAGCAGGGTACAAAGTGGCTAAGCACGGTAACTATGGAGTATCATCGGGCTGTGGTTCATCCAACGTGATGGAGTACCTGGGGTATCAATTCACCAATGATGAAAGCAAGCTCAACAGTACTTTAGATAAAGCCGGTATTTGCTTTCTGCACGCACCGCTGTTTCACCCGGCAATGAAAACCGTTGCACCCGTGCGTCGCGAACTGGCAGTGAAAACCTTTTTTAACATGTTGGGGCCAATGGTTAACCCCGCAAGGCCAGGCAACCAAATGGTGGGTGTTTATAACCTGGAGCTGGCCCGCTTGTATGCTTACTTATACCAAAAATCAGACGTTAACTATACAATCTTAAACGCGCTTGATGGTTATGATGAAGTTTCATTGACCGGAGATTTTAAAACATTTTCGGGCGAAGGTGAAAAAATTAACCGTATAGCCGATTTGGGCTTCGACAAAGTTAACGCAAGTGAAATTACTGGTGGCCATACGGTAGCAGAGTCGGCACACATATTTATGCAGGTATTAAATGGTGAGGCCACTACTGCACAAAATAATGTAGTGTTGTGCAATGCGGCCCTGGCGATACGTACCATTGCGCCTGCAAAAACATTTGCCGATAGCTTTTACGAAGCGGAACAGGCATTAAATAGCGGTAAAGCGCTTAATAGCTTTAAACAACTTCTGCAAAACTAA
- a CDS encoding phosphoribosylanthranilate isomerase gives MKIKVCGMKYPGNISAVAALNPDFMGFICYDLSPRYMVDVSPDVLAQLPSSIYKTAVFVNEDAGKIKLLIKQFGFNAVQLHGNESPEFCSNLRDEVTVFKAFGMDNGFDFTQLDAYVGHVDYLMFDTKTERHGGSGKTFDWSILNNYKLDIPFFICGGLSLDNLKKVKQIKHPAFYGVDLNSRFETQPGLKDAEKLREAFNLLRDQ, from the coding sequence ATGAAAATTAAAGTGTGCGGGATGAAATACCCGGGAAACATCAGCGCGGTAGCCGCTTTAAATCCCGACTTTATGGGTTTTATATGCTATGACCTGTCGCCCAGGTATATGGTCGATGTGTCGCCGGATGTTTTAGCACAATTACCATCCTCAATTTATAAAACAGCCGTTTTTGTGAACGAAGATGCCGGTAAAATCAAATTGCTCATAAAACAGTTTGGATTTAACGCCGTACAACTGCATGGTAATGAAAGCCCGGAGTTTTGCAGCAATTTACGTGATGAAGTAACGGTGTTTAAGGCGTTTGGAATGGATAATGGATTTGATTTTACGCAACTGGACGCTTATGTCGGCCATGTGGATTACCTGATGTTTGACACCAAGACCGAAAGGCACGGCGGATCGGGCAAAACATTTGATTGGAGTATTTTAAATAACTATAAGCTTGATATTCCGTTCTTTATTTGTGGCGGGCTGAGTTTGGATAATTTGAAAAAAGTAAAGCAAATTAAACACCCTGCCTTTTACGGTGTTGACCTAAACAGCAGGTTTGAAACACAGCCAGGTTTAAAAGATGCAGAAAAACTGCGTGAGGCATTTAACCTATTAAGAGATCAATAA
- the trpB gene encoding tryptophan synthase subunit beta: MKYTVNEQGYYGDFGGAYIPEMLYPNVEELRQQYQSIIADAGFIAEFESLLKDYVGRPSPLYHAKRLSEKYGANIFLKREDLNHTGSHKINNAIGQILLAQRLGKKRIIAETGAGQHGVATATVCALMGIECVVYMGEIDMERQAPNVARMKMLGAKVVPATSGSKTLKDATNEAMRDWINNPVDTHYIIGSVVGPYPYPEMVAKFQSIISFETKKQLLEHTGKELPDYVLACVGGGSNAMGMFYHFLDDESVKLIAIEAAGKGVDSGHSAATSVLGREGILHGSRTILMQTDDGQVVEPYSISAGLDYPGIGPQHAHLHKIQRAKYVNITDDESLQAGLLLSQLEGIIPAIESAHAFAYLEKMQFQREDNVVICLSGRGDKDLTTYIKHFGF, translated from the coding sequence ATGAAATATACAGTAAACGAGCAGGGATATTATGGAGATTTTGGCGGGGCCTACATCCCTGAAATGCTGTACCCTAATGTTGAGGAGCTGAGGCAGCAATACCAAAGCATCATAGCCGACGCCGGTTTTATAGCCGAGTTTGAATCTTTACTAAAAGACTATGTAGGCCGGCCGTCGCCCTTATACCATGCCAAGCGTTTGTCTGAAAAATACGGCGCTAATATTTTTCTGAAGCGCGAAGATCTGAACCACACCGGTTCGCATAAAATAAACAATGCCATAGGCCAGATATTGCTGGCACAGCGCCTGGGCAAAAAACGCATTATTGCCGAAACAGGCGCCGGTCAGCATGGGGTAGCCACCGCTACTGTTTGTGCATTGATGGGTATTGAATGTGTAGTGTACATGGGCGAAATTGATATGGAGCGCCAGGCCCCCAATGTAGCCCGGATGAAAATGCTGGGTGCAAAGGTTGTGCCTGCCACATCGGGTAGTAAAACCCTGAAAGATGCCACCAACGAGGCGATGCGCGATTGGATTAACAACCCGGTTGATACGCATTACATCATCGGTTCGGTGGTGGGTCCGTATCCATACCCCGAAATGGTAGCAAAGTTCCAGTCCATCATATCGTTCGAAACCAAGAAACAATTATTAGAGCATACCGGCAAGGAATTGCCTGATTATGTGCTGGCCTGTGTAGGCGGTGGCAGCAATGCCATGGGTATGTTTTACCACTTTTTGGATGATGAGTCGGTAAAACTGATTGCTATAGAGGCAGCTGGCAAAGGCGTGGATAGCGGCCATTCGGCAGCTACATCGGTTTTGGGCCGAGAAGGGATATTGCATGGTAGCCGTACTATATTAATGCAGACTGATGACGGACAAGTGGTTGAGCCGTATTCTATATCAGCAGGATTAGATTACCCAGGTATTGGTCCGCAGCATGCCCATTTACACAAGATTCAGCGAGCTAAATACGTAAATATTACTGATGATGAATCTTTGCAGGCCGGTTTACTATTATCGCAACTGGAGGGCATTATTCCGGCCATTGAATCGGCACATGCTTTTGCTTATTTAGAAAAGATGCAATTTCAGCGGGAAGATAATGTAGTGATCTGTCTGTCGGGCAGGGGAGATAAAGATCTAACCACTTATATTAAACACTTCGGCTTTTAA
- the trpA gene encoding tryptophan synthase subunit alpha, translated as MNRLNQLFATKKNNLLSVYFTAGYPELNTTLDIAEALEKAGVDFLELGFPYSDPVADGPTIQHSSQKALDNGMNLNLLFEQLAELRQRVSIPVLLMGYANPMVQYGVERFCAKAAEVGVDGVIVPDLPMYEYETLYKDCFARHNLSNIFLVTPQTAEARIRKIDELSNSFIYLLSSASITGGNLALGDVTETYFKRIKHMELNNPIVIGFGIGDKATFDTATAYANGAIVGSAFVRFLATDNYLERIPEFVKQIKG; from the coding sequence ATGAATCGTCTTAATCAATTGTTCGCCACAAAAAAGAACAACTTACTATCGGTATATTTTACTGCCGGCTACCCCGAACTGAATACAACCCTTGATATTGCCGAGGCGCTTGAAAAAGCTGGTGTTGATTTCCTGGAGCTCGGCTTTCCATATTCGGATCCGGTGGCAGACGGACCCACTATTCAGCACAGTTCCCAAAAAGCGCTTGACAATGGCATGAACCTTAACCTGCTGTTTGAACAACTGGCCGAGCTGCGCCAAAGAGTAAGTATACCTGTATTGCTAATGGGCTACGCCAACCCCATGGTACAATATGGGGTAGAACGCTTTTGTGCCAAAGCTGCCGAGGTGGGCGTAGATGGCGTTATTGTGCCCGATTTACCCATGTATGAGTATGAGACTCTATATAAAGATTGCTTTGCCCGGCATAACTTGAGCAACATTTTTCTGGTTACCCCACAAACTGCCGAAGCGCGCATACGTAAGATAGATGAGCTCAGCAACAGCTTTATTTACCTGCTTTCGTCTGCATCTATAACCGGTGGTAATTTAGCTTTGGGAGATGTTACCGAAACCTACTTTAAGCGTATTAAGCATATGGAACTGAATAATCCAATTGTAATTGGCTTTGGTATTGGCGATAAAGCCACCTTTGATACGGCAACTGCCTATGCCAACGGTGCTATAGTGGGTAGTGCCTTCGTACGTTTCTTAGCTACCGACAATTACCTGGAAAGGATACCTGAATTTGTGAAACAAATAAAAGGATAG
- a CDS encoding L-threonylcarbamoyladenylate synthase, translated as MLVKIYPENPNPKTIEQVVQVLRRGGLIIYPTDTVYGLGCDITNHKAIEAIARIRHIKPEKANFSFICYDLSNLSDYTKPIDSTVFRVLKKALPGPFTFILNASGNVPKLLSSNKKTVGIRIPDNAIAREIVKQLGNPILSTSIRDEDDIVEYSTDPELIHEKYESLVDIVIDGGYGGNIASTVVDVTSGEFEVIREGKGDLDAYL; from the coding sequence ATGCTTGTAAAAATTTATCCGGAGAACCCGAACCCAAAGACCATTGAGCAGGTGGTGCAAGTACTGCGCCGGGGCGGACTCATCATTTACCCTACCGATACCGTTTACGGCTTAGGCTGTGATATAACCAATCATAAAGCAATTGAAGCTATTGCACGCATCAGACACATCAAGCCCGAGAAGGCTAATTTTTCTTTCATTTGTTACGACTTAAGCAACCTGTCTGATTATACGAAACCTATTGATAGCACGGTGTTTAGAGTACTGAAAAAAGCTTTGCCAGGCCCGTTCACATTTATTTTGAATGCCAGCGGAAATGTACCCAAGCTATTAAGCTCAAACAAAAAAACGGTTGGTATACGCATACCTGATAACGCTATAGCGAGGGAAATAGTGAAGCAATTAGGTAACCCCATCCTATCTACATCCATACGTGACGAGGATGATATTGTGGAATATTCTACCGACCCCGAGCTCATCCACGAAAAATATGAAAGCTTGGTAGATATCGTAATTGATGGCGGCTACGGCGGCAATATAGCCTCAACCGTGGTAGATGTTACCTCAGGTGAATTTGAAGTAATACGAGAGGGCAAGGGTGATTTGGACGCTTATTTATAA